The sequence below is a genomic window from Cloacibacillus sp..
CCTCGCGCCCCATAAAGACCTCGCACTCAAGCCCCATCAGAGCCGCGGCGGTGGCCGTCGCGACACCGTGCTGTCCGGCCCCTGTCTCGGCGATGACGCGTTTTTTACCCATACGCTGCGCGAGCAGCACCTGCCCCAGCACGTTGTTTATCTTATGCGCGCCGGTATGGTTCAGATCCTCGCGCTTGAGGTATATCTTCGCGCCGCCGAGGTCGGCGGTCATGCGCCGCGCGAAATATAGCCGCGAGGGGCGTCCCGCGTAGTCGTTAAGCAGCGCCGTCAGCTCCCGGTTGAAATCCTCGTCGTCCTTATAGTGATTATAGGCCGCTTCCAATTCAATGACGGCGTTCATCAGCGTTTCGGGAATATACTGCCCGCCGTGGACGCCAAACCGTCCGTTATCCATTATGAATACCTCCTCACCGCGGCCACTGCCGCCTCTATCTTCACGGGGTCCTTGACCCCCTCAGTCTCCACGCCGCTGCTCATATCCACCGCGAAGGGGCGCAGCCGCGCCAAAGCGTCGGAGATATTTTCCGCTCCCAATCCGCCGGCGAGAAAAAACGGCCTTTCGAAACCCTCCGCCAGCCGCCAGTCGAACCGCTCCCCCGTGCCGCCGCCGCTGTCCAGCAGCACATAGTCCGCTAGACTCTCCGCGGCGCGCTCCGCGTCCGCGGGCGACGCCACGCGGAAGGCCTGTATCAGCATCCCCGCCGAGAGGCGGCGCAGCTCCTTAATATAGGAAGCATCCTCCGTGCCGTGCAGCTGCGCGGCGCCGATCACGCCATCGTTGAGCAGCCGCGCCACCAGCGACGGGCTCTCGTCGACAAATACCCCCACGGGAACGATGCCTGGGTTCAAGCGGGCCGCAAGTTCGCGTGCCCGCTGCGGCGTCACATTTCGGCGGCTCCTGGGCACATTGATGACAAAGCCGCAGTAATCGGGGAGGTACCTGTTTACATAGTCAATATCGCAGGGGCGCGTGAGCCCGCATATTTTGATCCTCGTCATTGGCCGCCGCCCCGCAGTTCGGCGAGCATCGCGCGCCTGTCCGCGGTGCGCATCAGCTTTTCACCGATAAGCACCGCGTCGACGCCGTGCCGCCGCAGCCTTTCAATATCACCGGCGCTCTCGATGCCGCTTTCGGAAACAAAGACGATCTCCGGCGGCACCAGCGAACGCAGGCGGCAGCTGACCTCCATATCCACCTGAAAGTTCCTGAGATCGCGGTTATTGACGCCGACGATCCTCGCCCCGGCCCTCAGAGCCCGCTCCACCTCGGCCTCGTCATGCGCCTCTACGAGCGCCGAAAGGCCAAGCTCCCCGGCGAGCTGCGCGAAGGAACACAGCTGCGCGTCGTCGAGGAGGGCGCAGATCAGCAGCACCGCCGAGGCTCCGAGCGCCCGCGCCGCGCAGACCATATACTCGTCCACGACAAAATCCTTGCGCAAAACGGGGATCGATATCTCCTCCGCTATCTCGCTCAGATAGCGGTCCTCACCCTTGAACCAGTACGGCTCCGTGAGACAGGAGACCGCCGCCGCGCCCGCCTCCTGATAGTCGCGCGCGATATCAAGATAGGGAAAATCAGCGGCGATGAGCCCTTTAGAGGGAGAGGCCCGCTTTACCTCGCAGATGAAGGATATATCGCCGCCCTTCAGCGCCCGTTCAAAGGCGAAGGGCTCGCGCTCTTTGGCGGCCGCCTCTGCCCGCCGCATTACCTCGGAGAGAGGCCGCCGGACCTTCTCCTCCGCCACACGCAGCTTCGTGCGCCCGGCGATCTCCGCGAGGATGTTCACCTGTTGCTCTCCGCGATAAATTCTTCGAGCTTTTTCAGCGCCGCGCCGGAATCCAGCAGCTCCTCGGCCATCCGCACGCCGGCCTCCACCGTTTCGGCCCTGCCGCCGATATAAAGCGCCGCGCCAGCGTTGAGACAGACCGCCTGCCGTTTCGCGCCGCGCTCCCTGCCGGCGAGGATCGCCCTTGTGATAGCCGCGTTCTCCTCGGGAGTGCCGCCGGTCAGCTCGGATTTGTCGCAGCGCTGATAGCCAAAGCGCTCCGGCGTTATCTCATAAGACTGGAACCAGCCCTCTTTTATCTCGCAGACCGACGTCGGCGCGCTCATCGATATCTCGTCGAGCCTGTCCTGCCCATAGACCACCATGCCCCTGACGACGCCCAAGCGGGACATCACCTGCGCGAGCGGCTCCACCAGCGCCTCCTCATAGACCCCCATCAGTTCGCGGTTCGCCCCGGCGGGATTGGTGAGCGGGCCAAGGATGTTGAATACGGTGCGGATGCTGAGCTCCTTGCGGATCGGCGCGACATACTTCATCGCGATATGATAATTCTGGGCAAAGAGGAAGCAGATATTTATCTCCCTCAGCAGCCGCGCACTCTCCTCCGGCGCAAGGGTAATCTTCACCCCGAGCGCCTCGAGGACGTCCGCCGCGCCGCACTTCGAAGAGGCAGCGCGGTTGCCGTGCTTGGCGACCGGCACGCCGCCGGCGGCGATCACCATCGCCGAGGTCGTCGATATATTGAAAGAGTTGGCGTTGTCGCCCCCCGTACCGACTATCTCCAGCACATCCATGTCGTGCAGCAGTTTGACGCAGTGCTGGCGCATCCCCGCCGCCGAGCCGGTGATCTCCTCCGTCGTCTCGCCCTTAAGCGAAAGCGCCGTCAGATAGGCCGCCGTCTGGACCTGGCTCGTCTTTCCGTCCATGATCTCGTTCATCACGTCCTGCGCCTCGGAATAGCTCAGATCCTCTTTTTTTGAGAGTCTTATTATCGCCTCTTTGATCATCTCTATTACCTCCTGATCCATTCAAGAAAATTTTTCATGATCGCCGGACCGTCGGGGGTCATCACCGACTCCGGATGAAACTGTACGCCGCAGACAGAACGTTCGCGGTCCTCCACCGCCATCACCTCGCCGTCCGCCGTGCGCGCGGTGACCCGCAGCACCGGTGGCAGGCTCTCCTCTACGGCTGAAAGCGAATGATAGCGCGCCGCGGGAAAGCCATCTGCGATTCCTTTAAAAAGCAGGCTCTCAGGCTCGGCAAATACCGCCGAAACCCTGCCGTGCATCAGGCTCTTCGCGTAAGATACGCGTCCGCCGAGGGCCGTGCAGATGACCTGCAGGCCCAGACAGACGCCAAAGATAGGGATATTTCCGGCAAATCGCCGTACTACCAAAGGGCAGATCCCCGCCTCCTCCGGTCTGCCGGGGCCGGGAGAGAGGAATATCGCCCGCGGCGCGAGGGCCGCTATCTCCTCCAGCGTCAGCGCATCGTTGCGCGCCACCGTAATATCTGGATCAAAGGAGCCGATAAGCTGGTAAAGGTTATAAGAAAAGCTGTCGTAGTTGTCAATGAGCAGAAACATTATAATCCTCCCTCCGCGTCGCGAAGGGCCCGCACAACGGCCCGCGCCTTGTCGGCGCACTCGCGGTACTCCCTCTCTGGAACGCTGTCGGCG
It includes:
- a CDS encoding phosphoribosylanthranilate isomerase: MTRIKICGLTRPCDIDYVNRYLPDYCGFVINVPRSRRNVTPQRARELAARLNPGIVPVGVFVDESPSLVARLLNDGVIGAAQLHGTEDASYIKELRRLSAGMLIQAFRVASPADAERAAESLADYVLLDSGGGTGERFDWRLAEGFERPFFLAGGLGAENISDALARLRPFAVDMSSGVETEGVKDPVKIEAAVAAVRRYS
- the trpC gene encoding indole-3-glycerol phosphate synthase TrpC, with the translated sequence MNILAEIAGRTKLRVAEEKVRRPLSEVMRRAEAAAKEREPFAFERALKGGDISFICEVKRASPSKGLIAADFPYLDIARDYQEAGAAAVSCLTEPYWFKGEDRYLSEIAEEISIPVLRKDFVVDEYMVCAARALGASAVLLICALLDDAQLCSFAQLAGELGLSALVEAHDEAEVERALRAGARIVGVNNRDLRNFQVDMEVSCRLRSLVPPEIVFVSESGIESAGDIERLRRHGVDAVLIGEKLMRTADRRAMLAELRGGGQ
- the trpD gene encoding anthranilate phosphoribosyltransferase, which produces MDQEVIEMIKEAIIRLSKKEDLSYSEAQDVMNEIMDGKTSQVQTAAYLTALSLKGETTEEITGSAAGMRQHCVKLLHDMDVLEIVGTGGDNANSFNISTTSAMVIAAGGVPVAKHGNRAASSKCGAADVLEALGVKITLAPEESARLLREINICFLFAQNYHIAMKYVAPIRKELSIRTVFNILGPLTNPAGANRELMGVYEEALVEPLAQVMSRLGVVRGMVVYGQDRLDEISMSAPTSVCEIKEGWFQSYEITPERFGYQRCDKSELTGGTPEENAAITRAILAGRERGAKRQAVCLNAGAALYIGGRAETVEAGVRMAEELLDSGAALKKLEEFIAESNR
- a CDS encoding aminodeoxychorismate/anthranilate synthase component II, which produces MFLLIDNYDSFSYNLYQLIGSFDPDITVARNDALTLEEIAALAPRAIFLSPGPGRPEEAGICPLVVRRFAGNIPIFGVCLGLQVICTALGGRVSYAKSLMHGRVSAVFAEPESLLFKGIADGFPAARYHSLSAVEESLPPVLRVTARTADGEVMAVEDRERSVCGVQFHPESVMTPDGPAIMKNFLEWIRR